CGGGCTTCAGGACGAACTCCTCCGGGCGGTCGAGCAACAATTCGGGAAGCACGTAAGAGGATCCCTGCCACCGCGTGGCGCGGTCGCTCACCACACGGGTCCAGGGCAGGTACCGGTCGACGATGTCGCGGTCTTGCTCCGTCATCCAGGGCCGGCCCTCGGAGACCCAGCCCAGCACCTTCTTGTTGGAAATCAGATAGGCGGTCTGGGTGGAGATGAGAGTGCACCCCGCGTCGAGCGCGGTGCGGACGGGGGCCAGGTCGATTCCGTGACCACGCCACTCCGGGATGGTGAAGTGGCGTAGACCCACTTCGTAGCGGGGTCGGCCGGGCAGGCCGAGGCCCTCCAGGAGGTCCTCCGGTTCGAAGAACTCGGCTTTCATGCCCCGGTTCCGGAGCGAGTCGACCTGAACGTCGTAGTAGCGGGTGGTCCTGCTGCCGTTCAGGTCTCGGGCAGTACCGACGATGGCGACGGCCGGTGCGACACCGAGCTCCCGCACCGCGCGCACGAAGATCTCGTCCCGGACGGCGAGCGGGTCGGGCCCGGTGAACGGTGCCAGTTCGGGCCCGCCGTACGCCGCGGTCCACGCCGCGGAGTTCAACGCGGTGTCGACCACGCCGCCGATGCCAGCCCCGATGTTGAACTCGACGAACTTCGGCCCGGTGGCGTCTACCATGACATCGGGGCGGGCTATGCATGTGGCGAAGGCCTCCTCGACCTCGCCGTCGATGAAGAGCGGGTACAGGTGCTCGTCGGCGCCGAGCGCGGCGATGCGGCCGGCCGAGGCCGGCGCGGATTCCAGGAGTGTCCTGCGCAGCAGCCGGAGCAGTGCCGATGCCGCCGTGAACAGCTCGCCGTAGGACTGCTGGGAGAGCACCACAGGTCGCAGGGACGCGGGATCCATCGGGAACGCGATGTCGTCCATGGCCCGGGTAAGGCCCTCCACGAGGGCGGGGACCGCGACGCGCGAGCCGGTCGGCAGGGGGTCGGTTGCGTACCACTGAGTGGTCATGGGCGCGTCCTTCGGTTGAGATGTGCGGCGGAACGTGGGGCGAGGAACTCATCCAGGTTGACCTCGCGCACACGGGAGACACCGGGCGACTTCGCCGAGTAGTCCAGCTGGGGCGGCCGGGCAGAATCGTGGAAGTACACCGCCTCCAACGACCTGTCGGCCGCCTCTGCGAGCAGCGGGTTGGCGACCAGGAAGTCCCGTACGGCGGGTGTGTCGCGTCGGACCTGAAGCCAGAGCCGCTTCTCCCCGAAGTGGTTCGGCGGGAGGATCACCTCAGTCGCGAACCGGCGCTTCCACTGGTAGGTGCCCTTGCTCAGGAAGGGCTCGGTGCCTTGGAAGTCGACCCGGCGGACACCGTTGTGCGCGGCCCAGTCGATCAGGAAGTGGTAGATGGCCTTGAAGGCACCGCTGTCGTAGTGCTGCTTGGCGCCGTCGACCACGCCGAGCAGACGGAGGGTCAGCACACAGGACTCGGGGTCCCAGTGGCACAGGGCGCCGCCGATGCGTTCACCGTCCTGGGACAGACTGAACATCCGACCGCCGCGGAAGAGGCACTCGTAGGAGACCTCCCTACTCTCGGTTCGTTCGCGTTCGCCATGACGTTCGCGCATGGTCGGGCGGTACAGGCGGTCGTAGAAGAAGTCGAACCAGGCCGGTTCGGTTTCGACGGCCCAGGTCCAGTCATGGATCCGCATGTCACGGTTGAACTGCGAGCGTTCGCGCTTGGAGATCCTCTGCCGGATTAGGTCGGGAGCCTCGTCGGTGGCGACGACGAAGTGGACGCGCATCGGCACAATCAGGGAGGCCTGCCTCGGCAACCGCCGCGCCTGTTTGGCGCCGGTGCCCACGATGACGATGTCGGCGTCTGGCAGGGCGGCCGGTGACCTGAGGGTCTTCCCCGTGAGCTTGGCGGCGGTGCGGCGGGCGCTCTCGCCGTCCTCCGACTCTCGGCGTAGTTCGGTGAATTCCAAGGTGTAGGCGAGCCCTTCGGCGAGGCCTGCGTACGTGACGGACAATCCGCCCAGTTCCGAGCGGATCGCGGGGAACACCGCTCCGCCGCGGATGTCCACGGCGGTGCGCAGCCGGGTCACGATCGGATGGCCGCTGTTGCGCCAGTGGTAGCCGGCGTGCATGCGCAGCCTGTGGGGCAGGGGAGAGCGGGGTGGGGGAATGACGCGCACAGCGGCTCAGTCCTCGTGGGTCGGTCGATCAGTGTCGTGGGCTCGAGAAGGCGGCGTAGCGCAGCTCGGATGTGTAGTGGCCACGAGGGTCCGCCACCCACAAGTGCTCGGGGCCCGGCAGCATCTCGGAGAGGTCTATGGGTTCCGAGGACAGCGCGGCCATCCGGGTGAGCTGCCGGACCAGGAGCGGACTCTCCAGATCGCAGTAGAGGGGCTTCGTCTCCCCGGGGACCTTGGCATACATGTGCCGGGTAAGGCACCGCTCCTCGCGGACCTGCTGGACCTTCAGGAACGCGTCGCGTCTATGGCGGGCCGACAGCTCCTCGGCGGGTACCCGCCAGTGCTCCCTCTGCAGCACGACGGAGTCCAGCGTGATCCGGGGCAGGTGCGGATGACGGGATCCGGGGAGCAGCCTCCCTCCCTGGTGCCGGGCGAAGCCGAAGGGCACGAAGGGGTTCTGGCGGACGCCCAGCCAGGCGTACGGCAGCGCGGCCATGCGCTGGAACCTGCCGGTCTCCGGGTTCCGCAGCCTCAGAGTGCCCTCCGCCGCCATCACCCGCAGGTCGGCCAGGACCAGGACCCGTTCGCGGGGCAGCGGCGATCGCCCGATGGCCTCGATCTCCACGGTGTCCAATGCCGTGCGGATGTAGGACTTGTTCCGGTGGGCGAGCGTCACAGAGGCGAGGTCTTCGTCCTCGGCGAGGAGCCGGCGGTACGCGCCGGTGACCGCCGAGGTGAAGCCGGGATACCGCTCGTCGAGCACCGGGCCGAACAGGCCGTGGCTCAACGACTCCTCATTGGCATGGAGTTCGCTGATCACGAGAGAGAAGTCGCCGGACGCCAGGTGTGCGTGGGACGCGGCCGCGATCATGAGGTCGGGATTGCACAGGACCGGGCTGCCGTCCCCGATCGCCGCCACCAGCCGCCGCACGGTCGTGGCCTCCACCGATACGGCCGAGGCGTCATACGAGCCCGACGGGATCAGCGCCGTCTCGATCCGGTCGAGCAACGCGGCCTCATGGGCGTCGATCTCCGCGTAGTCGGCAACCAGTCCGTCTGAGTCCTCGATGAACGCGGTGAGGTACTCGTGGATGCCCACCTCCATCCGCCCGGGGAACCGCTTCGCGTACCATGAGTTGAGCAGCCGGGATTCGGCGGCGTACCGCTGTTGAGGCACGGCCATAGTGAGCTCGTAGGCGAGCGGCAGGACTTCCTCGATATGGTCGGTCAGCGGCTTGCCGATGGACAGGTCGGCATAGCGACCCGAACAGTCCTCGTGGAGCACCGACCGGTCTCCGTAGAACCTTCCGCTGCCGCGTTCGGCAGGGACACCGGTGTAGGCCTCGAAACTCTGCTTGAGTGAGTCGAGTGCGCTTCGACGGTCCGCAGTCGTGCTGTCAGCAGCACCGAACTCGGCAAGCCGGTGCTGTGCCTCCAGCAGCAGACCGCGCCAGGCGTTGGCCTCCTGGTCGCCCTCGTACGCCGCGAGTTCGGCCAGCGGATCGGCCGATCCGTACGGGAGTTCCGGCCCCACCACGATCGCGCCCAGCCGTTCGAGGCGGAGCAAGCTCTCCCGGACGTCGCCCGACGGGTGCTCGCCGGGCGCGGCCAGCGGGGCCAGTTCCGAGATCCGGGCCACTGTCCGGGCGCCGTCGCACAGCGCGAGCACAGCCTGGTCGTAGGGGCCGAGCTCGACCGGGGGGCGTACCTGGGTCGCGTCCCTGATATCCCGTACCCGTGCGGTGGAGTCAATGGCCAACACCTGGAGGACGCCGTGCGAGAGCAGGGCGCCGGGTGCCCTCCGGGGACGGCACTGCGCGACGACCCGAGGGTCATCGCGCATGGCGGTGGCGATCGCCTCGCCCGCCCAGCGCGACAGCAGCGGGAGCCGGGTCAGGCGGACGGGCTCGGCGGTGACTCCCAGAGAGTCGGAGGCGAAGGTGCCGAGGGCGTACGGCCCGAGGTGGGAGGTGGTGTCGTTCTTCGCGCAAGCCCGCTGGAGATGGCGGACCAGGGTGTCGACCCTGGACCGGTCGTCCTTGTGCCAGCGCCATTCGGGCTGCCTGGTCTTCTCGACCCACCGGCTGAGTACGGGTTCGGAGCTCTCGTTGGACACCAGCAGCGCGTCCCGCAGGTCCGCGTTTGTCTGGAAGAGCCCGACCAGGCGATCCGATGTCCTGAGCTCCTCGGTCGGGTAGAGCTCGAGGAACTCCTGCTCGGCCCGGACCTCGTCGTCAAGGAGAGCGGTGAACCGGTCCCCCATCGTCCTGATCCCGGTCTGGGCGACTTCGGACATGATCTGCGGGGCCGGGCACTTCCGTTTCCGAATCGCTCGCAGGACGGCGCCGTCCGCGCGGGAGCGGGCGATCGACAACACCTCCGAGGAGTGGGACGCGGCCACGGTCCGCTCGATCTCGTCTCGCAACAGGACGAGCCGGCGGGCCGCGTCAGCCGTCGCGACGGACGACAGCCGTTCCAGGAGCTCGAACGGGAACCCGGACATGCGCAGGGCGAAATAGGGCAGCGTCACCCAGTCGTCGTTCATGCCTCGGCAGCCTTGAACACGACGTCCCGCAGCATGTCGCCGTCGTGCACGGTGTGCAGCGCCGCCGGTGCCAGCGGGGTGAAGTCGTCGACGCCATAGCACCCCGAGCCGTGCACCAGGACGTCGTCCTCGGCAACGAGGCCGCGGTCGATGGCGTTGAGCAGCCCGGTCACCGCCATGACCAACGACCACTCTCGAAGGGCCCGGGGATCCGCCGGCACTGTCACACCACCCTGGCGCAGGAGCGCCCGGCTCTGTGCGTACCGCGTGAGGCACTCGTGCAGGGAAACGACGATGCCTCCGCCACCCTGGGTGCGGATCAGCTCGTTCATCCGGGCCGACGTGGGCGGCTTGCGGGTGTAGAACGTGGTGTCGAGGACTTCGTCCGGGTCCAGGGTGGTGGAGGGGAACCTCGGGTCCTCGTGCTGGACGAAAAGCCCGAGCCGGTCGTCATGGTGGTACGTGGGCAGGAGGTCCCGGTCCGTGCCCCCGCGGTAGAGGCTCAACACCATGTCGGGGGTGCCGAGGTGCTGAACCAGGAGGTAGTGGGGCTCGGGCAGCTCCTTGCGCCGGGACTCGTCCAGCAGCTCATGCCCTCGCGCGTGCCCCAGCAGGCCGTAGGCGCTCGAGACGGCATGGACGTGCAAGCGCGACGTGGTGGCGGGGAA
This is a stretch of genomic DNA from Streptomyces sp. NBC_00536. It encodes these proteins:
- a CDS encoding lantibiotic dehydratase; amino-acid sequence: MNDDWVTLPYFALRMSGFPFELLERLSSVATADAARRLVLLRDEIERTVAASHSSEVLSIARSRADGAVLRAIRKRKCPAPQIMSEVAQTGIRTMGDRFTALLDDEVRAEQEFLELYPTEELRTSDRLVGLFQTNADLRDALLVSNESSEPVLSRWVEKTRQPEWRWHKDDRSRVDTLVRHLQRACAKNDTTSHLGPYALGTFASDSLGVTAEPVRLTRLPLLSRWAGEAIATAMRDDPRVVAQCRPRRAPGALLSHGVLQVLAIDSTARVRDIRDATQVRPPVELGPYDQAVLALCDGARTVARISELAPLAAPGEHPSGDVRESLLRLERLGAIVVGPELPYGSADPLAELAAYEGDQEANAWRGLLLEAQHRLAEFGAADSTTADRRSALDSLKQSFEAYTGVPAERGSGRFYGDRSVLHEDCSGRYADLSIGKPLTDHIEEVLPLAYELTMAVPQQRYAAESRLLNSWYAKRFPGRMEVGIHEYLTAFIEDSDGLVADYAEIDAHEAALLDRIETALIPSGSYDASAVSVEATTVRRLVAAIGDGSPVLCNPDLMIAAASHAHLASGDFSLVISELHANEESLSHGLFGPVLDERYPGFTSAVTGAYRRLLAEDEDLASVTLAHRNKSYIRTALDTVEIEAIGRSPLPRERVLVLADLRVMAAEGTLRLRNPETGRFQRMAALPYAWLGVRQNPFVPFGFARHQGGRLLPGSRHPHLPRITLDSVVLQREHWRVPAEELSARHRRDAFLKVQQVREERCLTRHMYAKVPGETKPLYCDLESPLLVRQLTRMAALSSEPIDLSEMLPGPEHLWVADPRGHYTSELRYAAFSSPRH